From a region of the Gossypium raimondii isolate GPD5lz chromosome 10, ASM2569854v1, whole genome shotgun sequence genome:
- the LOC105778516 gene encoding E3 ubiquitin-protein ligase WAV3 isoform X1, producing the protein MASAWRKLKKSLIPKISTHRDDDRRRSSSSSSSSANGIVSSPSPSSVSRSSSRLSYSFSFRSSKKTCAICLGSLKKGEGQAIFTAECSHHFHFNCIATNVQHGNRICPICRSEWKDIPFQAPGSANDFRHNNSTILGFRHNWHPPSLPVLETDQFSLEEPLSATHVAPAPSTRSQPITIKALPEFPAVLASDAVSKFPVLVGVSAPPFHVDVRHFNRAPIDLVAVLDVSGSMAGKLSLLKRAVCFIIQNLGPLDRVSIVTFSSSARRIFPLRRMRGSGQDDAISAVNALSSGGGTNIAEGLKKGVRVLEERREQNPIASIMLLSDGHDTLNDDTRSLYRNVQNLTSNPNYSLQYLYLLPASICSRNTASGNEARRLSIPVHTFGFGSEHDSNAMHAISDLSGGTYSFIETVDNLQDAFARCIGGLLSVVAQDVRLTIQSLSRGVQIGSIHSGRYKNEIFNLGQKATIDVGSLYADEEKEFLVYVSIPASSRGEGEAKLDHMSLLEVLCSNKDSTSSEIVESRRERVVIRRPKVLSPTDKMVCLEVDRQKNRLAVADAIATAQRMAELGILDHAQAVLSEQKTTLLSSVSAQAGDDLCKWLEKELTETAQRMATLQLYEQSGRAYVLSGLSSHSWQRATTRGHSTTILPGEGASGINSYETPSMISMVSKSQCLNGGPSQQPQMVTKSCSLTPRHK; encoded by the exons ATGGCGAGTGCATGGAGGAAGTTGAAGAAATCGTTGATTCCGAAGATCTCTACCCACCGTGACGACGACCGCCGCCGCTCCTCCTCGTCCTCCAGTTCCTCAGCCAACGGCATTGTCTCTTCTCCTTCGCCGTCCTCCGTCTCTCGCTCTTCCTCTCGCCTCTCGTACAGTTTCAGCTTCCGGTCTTCTAAG AAGACTTGCGCAATTTGCTTGGGAAGCTTGAAAAAGGGAGAAGGCCAGGCCATCTTCACAGCTGAGTGCTCTCATCATTTCCACTTCAATTGTATTGCAACCAACGTGCAGCATGGGAATCGCATTTGCCCCATTTGCCGCTCTGAATGGAAAGACATCCCTTTCCAAGCACCTGGAAGTGCTAATGATTTCCGGCATAATAACAGCACCATCCTTGGCTTCCGTCATAATTGGCATCCACCATCCTTGCCTGTATTGGAGACTGATCAATTTTCTCTCGAAGAACCACTCTCAGCCACCCATGTAGCCCCTGCACCATCCACTCGCTCGCAACCCATAACCATTAAGGCATTGCCAGAGTTTCCTGCTGTCTTAGCTTCAGATGCCGTTTCGAAGTTTCCTGTTCTTGTTGGCGTCAGTGCTCCACCTTTTCATGTTGATGTTCGACATTTTAATCGTGCACCCATTGACCTAGTTGCTGTACTCGATGTAAGTGGCAGCATGGCTGGCAAGCTTTCCCTTCTTAAGCGTGCTGTTTGCTTTATCATACAAAACTTGGGCCCTTTGGATCGGGTGTCCATAGTTACTTTCTCATCATCAGCTCGAAGAATATTTCCTTTGCGGAGGATGCGTGGCAGTGGTCAAGACGATGCTATCTCTGCCGTCAATGCTCTTTCCTCTGGAGGTGGGACAAACATTGCGGAAGGTCTTAAGAAAGGGGTTAGGGTTCTTGAAGAGCGACGCGAGCAGAATCCAATTGCTAGCATTATGCTATTATCTGATGGCCATGATACCTTAAATGACGACACTCGCAGCTTATACCGCAATGTACAGAATCTCACCTCAAATCCCAATTACAGTTTGCAGTATCTTTACCTTTTGCctgcttcaatttgttccaggAATACTGCATCTGGTAATGAGGCCCGGCGGCTAAGTATCCCAGTCCACACATTTGGGTTTGGCTCAGAACATGATTCCAATGCAATGCACGCCATATCTGATTTATCAGGTGGGACATATTCCTTTATTGAGACGGTTGACAACTTACAGGATGCATTTGCTAGATGCATTGGAGGTCTTCTCAGTGTTGTAGCTCAAGATGTCCGACTGACAATACAGTCACTTTCTCGTGGAGTGCAAATTGGTTCAATTCACTCTGGTAGATATAAGAATGAAATCTTTAATCTAGGGCAGAAGGCTACCATTGATGTTGGAAGTTTATATGCAGATGAAGAGAAGGAATTCCTGGTATACGTCTCAATTCCAGCATCATCACGTGGTGAAGGTGAGGCAAAATTGGACCACATGTCATTGTTGGAGGTATTGTGCTCGAACAAGGATTCAACATCATCAGAGATTGTCGAGTCAAGACGCGAGAGAGTTGTGATTCGCCGACCCAAGGTTTTGTCTCCTACAGACAAGATGGTGTGCTTAGAGGTTGATAGACAGAAGAACCGTCTTGCAGTGGCTGATGCTATTGCAACCGCTCAACGGATGGCTGAATTAGGAATTCTAGACCATGCGCAGGCCGTGCTGTCGGAACAAAAAACAACTTTGTTATCTTCAGTATCCGCCCAAGCTGGGGACGACCTTTGCAAGTGGCTTGAGAAGGAACTGACCGAAACCGCACAGAGAATGGCAACTCTGCAGTTATATGAACAGAGTGGGCGGGCATATGTTCTCTCAGGGTTAAGTTCACACTCGTGGCAGAGGGCCACAACCAGGGGCCACTCTACAACAATCTTACCTGGTGAAGGTGCTAGCGGGATCAATAGCTATGAAACTCCTTCTATGATCAGTATGGTGTCGAAATCGCAGTGTCTTAATGGTGGACCTTCTCAACAACCTCAAATGGTTACCAAGTCATGTAGCCTGACTCCTCGACATAAATGA
- the LOC105778516 gene encoding E3 ubiquitin-protein ligase WAV3 isoform X2 translates to MASAWRKLKKSLIPKISTHRDDDRRRSSSSSSSSANGIVSSPSPSSVSRSSSRLSYSFSFRSSKTCAICLGSLKKGEGQAIFTAECSHHFHFNCIATNVQHGNRICPICRSEWKDIPFQAPGSANDFRHNNSTILGFRHNWHPPSLPVLETDQFSLEEPLSATHVAPAPSTRSQPITIKALPEFPAVLASDAVSKFPVLVGVSAPPFHVDVRHFNRAPIDLVAVLDVSGSMAGKLSLLKRAVCFIIQNLGPLDRVSIVTFSSSARRIFPLRRMRGSGQDDAISAVNALSSGGGTNIAEGLKKGVRVLEERREQNPIASIMLLSDGHDTLNDDTRSLYRNVQNLTSNPNYSLQYLYLLPASICSRNTASGNEARRLSIPVHTFGFGSEHDSNAMHAISDLSGGTYSFIETVDNLQDAFARCIGGLLSVVAQDVRLTIQSLSRGVQIGSIHSGRYKNEIFNLGQKATIDVGSLYADEEKEFLVYVSIPASSRGEGEAKLDHMSLLEVLCSNKDSTSSEIVESRRERVVIRRPKVLSPTDKMVCLEVDRQKNRLAVADAIATAQRMAELGILDHAQAVLSEQKTTLLSSVSAQAGDDLCKWLEKELTETAQRMATLQLYEQSGRAYVLSGLSSHSWQRATTRGHSTTILPGEGASGINSYETPSMISMVSKSQCLNGGPSQQPQMVTKSCSLTPRHK, encoded by the exons ATGGCGAGTGCATGGAGGAAGTTGAAGAAATCGTTGATTCCGAAGATCTCTACCCACCGTGACGACGACCGCCGCCGCTCCTCCTCGTCCTCCAGTTCCTCAGCCAACGGCATTGTCTCTTCTCCTTCGCCGTCCTCCGTCTCTCGCTCTTCCTCTCGCCTCTCGTACAGTTTCAGCTTCCGGTCTTCTAAG ACTTGCGCAATTTGCTTGGGAAGCTTGAAAAAGGGAGAAGGCCAGGCCATCTTCACAGCTGAGTGCTCTCATCATTTCCACTTCAATTGTATTGCAACCAACGTGCAGCATGGGAATCGCATTTGCCCCATTTGCCGCTCTGAATGGAAAGACATCCCTTTCCAAGCACCTGGAAGTGCTAATGATTTCCGGCATAATAACAGCACCATCCTTGGCTTCCGTCATAATTGGCATCCACCATCCTTGCCTGTATTGGAGACTGATCAATTTTCTCTCGAAGAACCACTCTCAGCCACCCATGTAGCCCCTGCACCATCCACTCGCTCGCAACCCATAACCATTAAGGCATTGCCAGAGTTTCCTGCTGTCTTAGCTTCAGATGCCGTTTCGAAGTTTCCTGTTCTTGTTGGCGTCAGTGCTCCACCTTTTCATGTTGATGTTCGACATTTTAATCGTGCACCCATTGACCTAGTTGCTGTACTCGATGTAAGTGGCAGCATGGCTGGCAAGCTTTCCCTTCTTAAGCGTGCTGTTTGCTTTATCATACAAAACTTGGGCCCTTTGGATCGGGTGTCCATAGTTACTTTCTCATCATCAGCTCGAAGAATATTTCCTTTGCGGAGGATGCGTGGCAGTGGTCAAGACGATGCTATCTCTGCCGTCAATGCTCTTTCCTCTGGAGGTGGGACAAACATTGCGGAAGGTCTTAAGAAAGGGGTTAGGGTTCTTGAAGAGCGACGCGAGCAGAATCCAATTGCTAGCATTATGCTATTATCTGATGGCCATGATACCTTAAATGACGACACTCGCAGCTTATACCGCAATGTACAGAATCTCACCTCAAATCCCAATTACAGTTTGCAGTATCTTTACCTTTTGCctgcttcaatttgttccaggAATACTGCATCTGGTAATGAGGCCCGGCGGCTAAGTATCCCAGTCCACACATTTGGGTTTGGCTCAGAACATGATTCCAATGCAATGCACGCCATATCTGATTTATCAGGTGGGACATATTCCTTTATTGAGACGGTTGACAACTTACAGGATGCATTTGCTAGATGCATTGGAGGTCTTCTCAGTGTTGTAGCTCAAGATGTCCGACTGACAATACAGTCACTTTCTCGTGGAGTGCAAATTGGTTCAATTCACTCTGGTAGATATAAGAATGAAATCTTTAATCTAGGGCAGAAGGCTACCATTGATGTTGGAAGTTTATATGCAGATGAAGAGAAGGAATTCCTGGTATACGTCTCAATTCCAGCATCATCACGTGGTGAAGGTGAGGCAAAATTGGACCACATGTCATTGTTGGAGGTATTGTGCTCGAACAAGGATTCAACATCATCAGAGATTGTCGAGTCAAGACGCGAGAGAGTTGTGATTCGCCGACCCAAGGTTTTGTCTCCTACAGACAAGATGGTGTGCTTAGAGGTTGATAGACAGAAGAACCGTCTTGCAGTGGCTGATGCTATTGCAACCGCTCAACGGATGGCTGAATTAGGAATTCTAGACCATGCGCAGGCCGTGCTGTCGGAACAAAAAACAACTTTGTTATCTTCAGTATCCGCCCAAGCTGGGGACGACCTTTGCAAGTGGCTTGAGAAGGAACTGACCGAAACCGCACAGAGAATGGCAACTCTGCAGTTATATGAACAGAGTGGGCGGGCATATGTTCTCTCAGGGTTAAGTTCACACTCGTGGCAGAGGGCCACAACCAGGGGCCACTCTACAACAATCTTACCTGGTGAAGGTGCTAGCGGGATCAATAGCTATGAAACTCCTTCTATGATCAGTATGGTGTCGAAATCGCAGTGTCTTAATGGTGGACCTTCTCAACAACCTCAAATGGTTACCAAGTCATGTAGCCTGACTCCTCGACATAAATGA